In the genome of Daucus carota subsp. sativus chromosome 9, DH1 v3.0, whole genome shotgun sequence, the window GAAATTGTACCTGGAAGCTAGAATGAGATCCACCTATGTAACAGCTATAAACATATGTTTTCAGCTTATCAACTTATAACAAGTATATACTCTGTAGGTGAAGGCTGAGCAGTTTGCTGACAAGGTTATCGTTATATATTTTGTGTTACTGCCACTTGTTGATAATAATTCTGCTGAGCGGGTGGGGCTGATCACAGAAAGATTAAAGGATGTATACAACTTTCTACCACCTAACAAAGGTTTCGAGATCGTTTTTGTggctgttgatgatgatgacactaGCTTTGAAGAAGAAATGTTATTTGATCCTTTACCTAAAACAGACCTTGAGAATGATTTTGAAGAGGTATTTTCTTGCATGCCCTGGACTGCCATTCCATTGTCTGATAGAACATCCAGGGAACGTCTGCAGAAAAGATTTGGTTTTAGGGATAAGAACGGTAGCCTGTTTGTAATTGATTCAACAGGGGTCGTTTTGCAGACAATTGTCATTTCTGATTTTAAACGATATGGAAGTCTAGGATATCCTTTCAGCAATGAGAGGCTCAAATCCCTGGAATCTGAATGCAAAGCAATCGCTGCAGAACCCACAGTAGAAAAACTTCTGTCTTCCCCTGAACGAGACTATGTCATTTCGAATAACGGGGACAAGGTATACCATGCACACTTTATAACAATTGGTGATAAGGGCATATCCACGAGTACCTTGTTGTAGtcaattaatttctttttcatttgtACATCCAGTTGAGTTTggataataatattttcctttACACTTCCTACTGTTACATTTATTGTTAGGTACCTATTCATACACTTGAAGATAAGGTGGTAGCTCTATACTTCCACGCAGGCAACGTAACTGAAACTGATATGCTTACAGAAGAACTTAGGAATGTATATGAAGAGTTGGCTGAAAAAGAAGTTAAATTTGAGGTTGTGCTTCTTTACCTTTGTGACACACCCATTACTATTGGATTTAGAAATGAAGATTCATTCTGGAGAACTTTTGGAACTATGCCTTGGTTAGCTCTCCCCTATAAAGACCCTATCCTgaagaagttgaaaataatttacaagTTTCCTGAGGATTATATTTATGGTGATGATGAGGAGATCTCCAAGCTTGTAATTGTCGGACCTCATGGAGAATTTTGTGAACCATGTGGAGCCGACATTTTGTTGAACTATAGAGTTCCAGGATACCCCTTCACGCGTGAAAAAGCTCTTGAGTTAGAGACCGAAAGAATAAAGAAATTGAAGTTAGAGATGATTTTGGAGACGAACAAGGTCTTGACTAGAAATGACGGATCCAAGGTATGTTCTCTTGACGTCTTGATGCATTATTCAAAGAGTTTGGTAGAAATTCTATCTTCTCTTATTCTAGTTCCTAAAGCCACTTCCATGGCGCCTATTAAAGAAGATTGAAACTGgttaataaatcataattttttgttctttaaCGGCACCTGTTACAGTTATATGGTGCATTGTTGTCCAATTTTTCAGTACATGTCAACTTATCAATTCCACTTTAATAGGTTTCGCTCTCTCAACTTGCTGGCAAGAGGATTATGCTTTTATTTGGTCTATTTGAAGATGAGTTCCTAAACATGTTGAAAGAAAGGTATCTCTCTATGAAGAGTACAGATGGTGAATTTGAAGTAATCCACATCTATGTATCTGACACTGATGATGTTGTAGACCCGCCGGCCTGGTTTGTGTATCCTCTGCCAAAAGGCTTCCGCTATGCTTCTGATATTATACCTGCTGCCTTTGATAAACGATACTTTAGACAAGAAGAGATTTACGATGTTGGAGATAGGAGAAGACTGCTTGCTTTTGATCGAGATGGAATGATAGTCAGAGACTCGGCTTTTCCGACGATTGAAGATATGAATTTCCCCTTCTACACCAGTGGGTTGGAAAAGGAAGCCTTACTAGAATTAGATTCTGTGTTCCATTGGTACGAATGGGAAGACACTGAGAGTTGGAACCGTGAGGCAGGGTATATTGGACCAAACCAGTCTTGCGGATGATCGGTTGGATCCATTTCCGACTTGGGCCAGACTACTGACTAtgtaattattaaatatcatattGACTATATCGATAAAAAGATTCATTCTTTTCATAAATAAAGGATATAATAATTGGGTCGCGGTCCACAATCATTAATGGTTGTGGACGAGTTATACAACGATCAGGATTATAGTAGCATTATTTTAATACGTATGTTGCTTTTTAACCGTTGAACTGGTCTCGTTCAGCGTTTAAAAATCATTGTACATGTCATTTTCCCCGTGCAACGGTTAAAAAGCGTCGTATGCATTGTGTATGCATTGTAAAGGTACAATATAATCCTAGCTGCGGGATGTTTATCCAAAAATTCTGTGTTGTTTAACTCTTGATTTTACTATATGTGAGATATTGCTAATTTGAAAAAtcttaactaaaattatttataacataACAAATGTAGTCGATCTTTCATTTGATcaagattttaattataatagaaatatatataatattttatcagaCATCAATAAGTGAGAATTATCCACTCCATATTGACAAAACAAGTCTTGCGAAGCAATGTTGCTTATGATGAATGTTGAGTAATTTTTCGTTTGATGCATCAACCTTTGAAGTCAGAACTAATAAGATAAGATAATAATACTTTTTAAATTATACACCCCGTGAAAACATTAAGGTTGCATAGGGGGGATTTTACTGAGTAT includes:
- the LOC108201643 gene encoding probable nucleoredoxin 1 isoform X2 is translated as MMSPTDLSLCCRTPNLTVLQVKAEQFADKVIVIYFVLLPLVDNNSAERVGLITERLKDVYNFLPPNKGFEIVFVAVDDDDTSFEEEMLFDPLPKTDLENDFEEVFSCMPWTAIPLSDRTSRERLQKRFGFRDKNGSLFVIDSTGVVLQTIVISDFKRYGSLGYPFSNERLKSLESECKAIAAEPTVEKLLSSPERDYVISNNGDKVPIHTLEDKVVALYFHAGNVTETDMLTEELRNVYEELAEKEVKFEVVLLYLCDTPITIGFRNEDSFWRTFGTMPWLALPYKDPILKKLKIIYKFPEDYIYGDDEEISKLVIVGPHGEFCEPCGADILLNYRVPGYPFTREKALELETERIKKLKLEMILETNKVLTRNDGSKVSLSQLAGKRIMLLFGLFEDEFLNMLKERYLSMKSTDGEFEVIHIYVSDTDDVVDPPAWFVYPLPKGFRYASDIIPAAFDKRYFRQEEIYDVGDRRRLLAFDRDGMIVRDSAFPTIEDMNFPFYTSGLEKEALLELDSVFHWYEWEDTESWNREAGYIGPNQSCG
- the LOC108201643 gene encoding probable nucleoredoxin 1 isoform X1, coding for MRMLKRVGRLVMREREHINYILHRCISSPAIYDVANRSIPLLQDTQLDGFTEDHRSTYYKLEKKTKKESDFDIAVRNFTNLSIEMKKQNINQKELTSVSSGDIVNLHELLFTKNRDYLIKFNGDQVKAEQFADKVIVIYFVLLPLVDNNSAERVGLITERLKDVYNFLPPNKGFEIVFVAVDDDDTSFEEEMLFDPLPKTDLENDFEEVFSCMPWTAIPLSDRTSRERLQKRFGFRDKNGSLFVIDSTGVVLQTIVISDFKRYGSLGYPFSNERLKSLESECKAIAAEPTVEKLLSSPERDYVISNNGDKVPIHTLEDKVVALYFHAGNVTETDMLTEELRNVYEELAEKEVKFEVVLLYLCDTPITIGFRNEDSFWRTFGTMPWLALPYKDPILKKLKIIYKFPEDYIYGDDEEISKLVIVGPHGEFCEPCGADILLNYRVPGYPFTREKALELETERIKKLKLEMILETNKVLTRNDGSKVSLSQLAGKRIMLLFGLFEDEFLNMLKERYLSMKSTDGEFEVIHIYVSDTDDVVDPPAWFVYPLPKGFRYASDIIPAAFDKRYFRQEEIYDVGDRRRLLAFDRDGMIVRDSAFPTIEDMNFPFYTSGLEKEALLELDSVFHWYEWEDTESWNREAGYIGPNQSCG
- the LOC108201643 gene encoding probable nucleoredoxin 1 isoform X3, translating into MRMLKRVGRLVMREREHINYILHRCISSPAIYDVANRSIPLLQDTQLDGFTEDHRSTYYKLEKKTKKESDFDIAVRNFTNLSIEMKKQNINQKELTSVSSGDIVNLHELLFTKNRDYLIKFNGDQVKAEQFADKVIVIYFVLLPLVDNNSAERVGLITERLKDVYNFLPPNKGFEIVFVAVDDDDTSFEEEMLFDPLPKTDLENDFEEVFSCMPWTAIPLSDRTSRERLQKRFGFRDKNGSLFVIDSTGVVLQTIVISDFKRYGSLGYPFSNERLKSLESECKAIAAEPTVEKLLSSPERDYVISNNGDKVPIHTLEDKVVALYFHAGNVTETDMLTEELRNVYEELAEKEVKFEVVLLYLCDTPITIGFRNEDSFWRTFGTMPWLALPYKDPILKKLKIIYKFPEDYIYGDDEEISKLVIVGPHGEFCEPCGADILLNYRVPGYPFTREKALELETERIKKLKLEMILETNKVLTRNDGSKVSLSQLAGKRIMLLFGLFEDEFLNMLKERPAGLVCVSSAKRLPLCF